A region of Mugil cephalus isolate CIBA_MC_2020 chromosome 3, CIBA_Mcephalus_1.1, whole genome shotgun sequence DNA encodes the following proteins:
- the LOC125005515 gene encoding 5-hydroxyisourate hydrolase-like isoform X3 produces MAGSPSPLTTHVLNIAMGTPGSNMALSLYQQDPSTSAWDLITTGTTNNDGRCPGLITQQLFTPGVYKLHFDTAQYWASMGETSFYPYVEHIQRELEIKCDEPIHCLTHRRKRQPQQQQCSI; encoded by the exons ATGGCTGGCTCACCTAGTCCTCTGACCACTCATGTGCTGAACATTGCAATGGGAACCCCTGGGTCAAACATGGCTCTCAGCCTTTATCAGCAAGACCCCTCGACTAGTGCTTGGGATTTGATAACCACTGG AACTACTAACAATGATGGACGTTGCCCAGGACTTATCACACAGCAACTGTTTACACCTGGTGTGTACAAACTACATTTTGACACTGCTCAGTATTGGGCTAGTATGGGAGAGACTTCATTTTACCCCTATGTTGAG CACATACAGAGGGAGCTAGAAATCAAGTGTGATGAACCTATCCACTGTCTAACACATCGGAGGAAGAGGCAACCCCAGCAACAACAATGCTCCATTTGA